In Microbulbifer salipaludis, a genomic segment contains:
- a CDS encoding ribonucleoside-diphosphate reductase subunit alpha: protein MHTETGRSQSVPNGTTKESVTDQASSTSLAATAPGQVRVIKRNGTVVPYDDSKISVAVTKAFLAVEGGTAAASSRIHERVADLVSHISATFKRRMPSGGTIHIEEIQDQVELELMRAGEHKIARDYVLYREEHARLRAQKEKEKPAAQPAAAHPSIRVKMEDGSLVPLDMERLRTIVQEACEGLTDVDGEVILNEALKNLYDGVSETDINTALVITARTLVEQEPNYTYATAFLLLDKLRAEALRFLGVAESATQQEMKALYKPALAAYVAKGIELELLDPALANFDLEKLGDAIKPECDHQFTYLGLQTLYDRYFLHSDDVRFELPQLFFMRVSMGLAINEENPNERAIEFYNLLSSFDYMSSTPTLFNAGTLRPQLSSCYLTTVPDDLHGIYGAIQDNAMLSKWAGGLGNDWTPVRSLGSYIKGTNGKSQGVVPFLKVANDTAVAVNQGGKRKGAVCAYLETWHLDIEEFLELRKNTGDDRRRTHDMNTANWVPDLFMKRVFEDKEWTLFSPADTPDLHDLFGDKFEERYTHYENLAATGKLKLHKKVRALDLWRKMLGMLFETGHPWITFKDACNLRSPQQHAGVVHSSNLCTEITLNTKANDEIAVCNLGSVNLSQHIGEDGKLDMVKLEGTVKTAVRMLDNVIDINYYSVETARQSNMRHRPVGLGLMGFQDALYKAGISYSSDEAVQFADTTMEAISYYAISTSSDLAAERGSYTSYEGSLWSQGILPIDSIEILAKNRGEQFIDQDTSSTLDWDVVRNKVASQGMRNSNVMAIAPTATIANITGVSQSIEPTYQNLYVKSNLSGEFTVVNPYLVHDLKARGLWDKVMVNDLKYYEGSVQKIDRIPADLKAKYATAFEVEPRWIVDAASRRQKWIDQAQSLNLYIAGANGKKLDLTYRMAWYRGLKTTYYLRALAATSTEKSTVNSGTLNAVSSGGAPAASAAPAAPQAEPAPAAVPAACSLDDPDCEACQ, encoded by the coding sequence ATGCACACAGAGACAGGGCGCTCCCAGTCTGTGCCCAACGGCACTACCAAGGAATCGGTAACAGACCAAGCCAGCAGCACCTCTTTGGCTGCCACGGCCCCCGGTCAGGTCCGCGTCATCAAGCGCAATGGCACCGTCGTACCTTATGACGACAGCAAAATCTCCGTGGCCGTCACCAAGGCATTCCTCGCGGTTGAGGGCGGTACTGCCGCAGCGTCCAGCCGTATCCACGAGCGCGTGGCCGACCTGGTTTCCCACATCAGTGCGACGTTCAAGCGTCGCATGCCCTCCGGCGGCACCATTCACATCGAAGAAATTCAGGACCAGGTCGAACTGGAGCTGATGCGTGCTGGCGAACACAAGATTGCCCGTGACTACGTGCTGTACCGCGAAGAGCACGCGCGCCTGCGTGCTCAGAAAGAAAAAGAAAAGCCGGCGGCCCAGCCTGCCGCTGCCCACCCGAGCATCCGGGTAAAAATGGAAGACGGTTCTCTGGTACCGCTGGACATGGAGCGCCTGCGCACCATCGTGCAAGAAGCCTGTGAAGGTCTCACCGATGTAGACGGCGAGGTAATCCTGAACGAAGCGCTGAAAAACCTGTACGACGGCGTTTCCGAAACCGACATCAATACCGCGCTGGTAATTACCGCGCGCACCCTGGTGGAACAGGAACCCAACTACACCTACGCCACCGCATTCCTGCTGCTGGACAAGCTGCGCGCCGAAGCACTGCGCTTCCTGGGTGTCGCCGAGTCCGCCACCCAGCAGGAAATGAAAGCCCTGTACAAGCCGGCACTGGCCGCCTACGTGGCCAAAGGTATCGAACTGGAACTGCTGGACCCGGCACTGGCCAACTTCGACCTGGAAAAACTGGGCGACGCCATCAAGCCCGAGTGCGATCACCAGTTCACCTACCTCGGCCTGCAGACCCTGTACGACCGCTACTTCCTGCACTCCGACGACGTGCGCTTCGAACTGCCGCAGCTGTTCTTCATGCGCGTGTCCATGGGCCTCGCTATCAATGAAGAGAACCCGAACGAGCGCGCCATCGAGTTCTACAACCTGCTGAGCTCTTTCGACTACATGAGCTCCACCCCAACCCTGTTCAACGCCGGTACCCTGCGTCCGCAGCTGTCCTCCTGCTACCTGACCACCGTGCCCGACGACCTGCACGGTATTTACGGTGCCATTCAGGACAACGCCATGCTGTCCAAGTGGGCCGGCGGCCTGGGTAACGACTGGACGCCAGTGCGTTCGCTCGGTTCCTACATCAAAGGCACCAACGGCAAATCCCAGGGTGTTGTGCCCTTCCTGAAAGTGGCCAACGACACCGCGGTAGCGGTGAACCAGGGCGGCAAGCGCAAGGGCGCGGTGTGTGCCTACCTGGAAACCTGGCACCTGGATATCGAAGAATTCCTCGAGCTGCGCAAGAACACCGGTGACGACCGTCGCCGTACCCACGACATGAACACCGCCAACTGGGTGCCGGACCTGTTCATGAAGCGTGTGTTCGAAGACAAAGAGTGGACCCTCTTCTCTCCGGCAGACACCCCGGACCTGCACGACCTGTTCGGTGACAAGTTCGAAGAGCGCTACACCCACTACGAAAACCTGGCCGCCACCGGCAAGCTGAAGCTGCACAAGAAAGTGCGCGCGCTGGACCTGTGGCGCAAGATGCTGGGCATGCTGTTTGAAACCGGCCACCCCTGGATCACCTTCAAGGACGCCTGTAACCTGCGCAGCCCGCAGCAGCACGCCGGTGTGGTACACAGCTCCAACCTGTGCACCGAGATCACCCTGAACACCAAGGCGAACGACGAAATCGCGGTCTGTAACCTGGGCTCGGTCAACCTGTCCCAGCACATTGGCGAAGACGGCAAGCTCGACATGGTCAAGCTGGAAGGCACCGTGAAGACCGCCGTGCGCATGCTCGATAACGTCATCGACATCAACTACTACTCCGTGGAAACCGCGCGTCAGTCCAACATGCGCCACCGTCCGGTGGGCCTGGGCCTGATGGGCTTCCAGGACGCGCTGTACAAGGCCGGCATCTCCTACTCCAGCGATGAAGCCGTACAGTTCGCCGACACCACCATGGAAGCGATCAGCTACTACGCCATTTCCACCTCCAGTGATCTGGCGGCGGAACGCGGCAGCTACACCAGCTACGAAGGTTCCCTGTGGAGCCAGGGCATCCTGCCGATCGACTCCATCGAAATCCTGGCCAAGAACCGCGGCGAGCAGTTCATCGACCAGGACACCAGCAGCACCCTGGATTGGGACGTGGTGCGCAACAAGGTTGCCAGCCAGGGCATGCGTAACTCCAACGTCATGGCCATCGCCCCGACCGCAACCATCGCCAACATTACCGGCGTATCCCAGTCCATCGAGCCCACGTACCAGAACCTGTACGTGAAATCGAACCTGTCTGGCGAATTCACCGTCGTGAACCCCTACCTGGTACACGACCTGAAAGCCCGCGGCCTGTGGGACAAGGTGATGGTCAATGACCTCAAGTACTACGAAGGTTCCGTGCAGAAGATCGACCGCATCCCGGCCGACCTGAAAGCCAAGTACGCCACCGCATTTGAAGTGGAGCCGCGCTGGATCGTGGACGCCGCCAGCCGCCGTCAGAAGTGGATCGATCAGGCCCAGTCCCTGAACCTCTACATCGCCGGCGCCAATGGCAAGAAGCTGGATCTCACCTACCGCATGGCCTGGTACCGCGGTTTGAAAACCACCTACTACCTGCGTGCACTGGCTGCCACCTCCACGGAGAAATCCACCGTGAACAGCGGCACCCTGAACGCAGTAAGTTCCGGTGGCGCCCCGGCCGCCAGCGCAGCCCCGGCAGCACCGCAAGCCGAGCCAGCACCGGCAGCCGTACCCGCGGCCTGCTCACTGGACGACCCGGACTGCGAAGCCTGCCAGTAA
- the argF gene encoding ornithine carbamoyltransferase, protein MAVRHFLTLMDLSKDELRNIIERAIELKALRNQGVASEPFRNKVLGMIFEKSSTRTRVSFEAGMAQMGGSALFLSPRDTQLGRGEPIEDSARVISRMVDMVMIRTFGHNVLERFAEYSKVPVINALSDSYHPCQLLADLQTYVEHRGSPEGKVVTWVGDGNNMCHSYINAARQYDFELRIACPEGYDPDESIVAAAGDRVSIFRKPEDAVRGSDWVATDVWASMGQETEQQIRLKAFEGFLVDHELMSHANSDAVFMHCLPAHRGEEVSGELLEDDKISVVWDEAENRLHAQKALMEFLQDNSN, encoded by the coding sequence ATGGCAGTCAGACACTTCCTTACCCTGATGGACCTGAGCAAAGACGAGCTGCGCAACATTATTGAGCGCGCCATTGAACTCAAGGCCCTGCGCAACCAGGGCGTAGCCAGCGAACCCTTTCGCAATAAAGTTCTGGGAATGATTTTCGAGAAGTCCTCGACACGCACCCGGGTCTCTTTCGAGGCCGGCATGGCGCAGATGGGCGGCAGCGCGCTGTTCCTGTCCCCCCGCGATACCCAGCTGGGCCGCGGCGAACCCATCGAAGACAGCGCACGGGTGATCTCGCGCATGGTGGACATGGTGATGATCCGCACCTTCGGCCACAACGTGCTCGAGCGCTTTGCGGAATACAGCAAGGTGCCGGTGATCAATGCCCTGTCCGACAGCTACCACCCCTGCCAGCTACTGGCCGACCTGCAGACCTATGTCGAGCATCGCGGTAGCCCGGAAGGCAAAGTGGTGACCTGGGTAGGCGACGGCAACAACATGTGCCACTCCTACATTAATGCCGCACGCCAGTACGACTTCGAACTGCGCATTGCCTGCCCGGAAGGGTACGACCCGGACGAGAGCATCGTTGCCGCCGCGGGCGACCGGGTGTCGATTTTCCGCAAACCGGAAGACGCGGTACGCGGTTCCGACTGGGTTGCCACCGATGTGTGGGCCTCCATGGGCCAGGAGACCGAACAGCAGATTCGCCTCAAGGCCTTTGAGGGCTTCCTGGTTGACCATGAGCTGATGAGCCACGCCAACAGCGACGCCGTGTTCATGCACTGCCTGCCGGCGCACCGCGGTGAGGAAGTCAGTGGCGAGCTGCTGGAAGACGACAAGATTTCGGTGGTGTGGGACGAGGCCGAGAACCGCTTGCACGCGCAAAAGGCCCTGATGGAATTCCTGCAGGACAACAGCAACTGA
- a CDS encoding acetylornithine/succinylornithine family transaminase encodes MASPALMHNYGNRTLTLVRGEGNYVWDDNGRRYLDALSGIAVCGLGHCHPAVTQAIQEQANTLLHVSNLYNIPPQEQLAEKLVSLSGMDNVFFSNSGAEANEAAIKLARKLGNERGLACPKIIVTDGAFHGRTLATLTATGNPKVQQGFAPLPEGFLRVPFNDVAAIETLASQHDDIVAILVEPIQGEGGIRIPDGDYLPGLRRLCDQHNWLLMLDEIQTANGRSGKLFAYQHHPGLLPDVVTTAKGLGNGVPIGACLARGDAATLFTAGAHGSTFGGNPLACRAGLAVLETLENEWLIERAEKLGAQLLDQLNRELANCTRVNEIRGLGLLIGIELDRPCAELVEQARAQGMLINVTAGNVVRLLPPLTLTDAECSQVATTVAALVRDFAQQAA; translated from the coding sequence GTGGCCAGTCCCGCGTTGATGCATAACTACGGTAACAGAACCCTGACCCTGGTCAGAGGTGAAGGCAACTACGTTTGGGACGACAACGGCCGACGATACCTCGATGCCCTCTCCGGGATTGCTGTGTGCGGCCTCGGCCACTGCCACCCGGCCGTCACCCAGGCGATTCAGGAGCAAGCCAATACGCTGCTGCACGTGTCCAATTTGTACAACATCCCGCCCCAGGAACAGCTCGCTGAAAAGCTCGTGTCCCTGTCCGGCATGGACAACGTGTTTTTCTCCAACTCCGGTGCGGAGGCCAATGAGGCGGCCATCAAGCTGGCGCGCAAGCTCGGCAACGAGCGCGGCCTCGCCTGCCCAAAAATCATCGTGACCGACGGCGCCTTCCACGGCCGTACCCTCGCCACCCTGACGGCCACCGGCAACCCAAAAGTGCAGCAGGGTTTTGCCCCCTTGCCCGAGGGCTTCCTGCGCGTGCCCTTCAACGACGTAGCCGCGATCGAAACCCTGGCGAGCCAGCACGATGACATCGTGGCCATCCTGGTGGAGCCGATTCAGGGGGAAGGCGGAATCCGCATCCCCGATGGGGATTACCTGCCCGGCCTGCGCCGCCTGTGCGACCAGCACAATTGGCTGCTGATGCTGGATGAAATCCAGACGGCCAATGGCCGCAGCGGCAAGCTGTTTGCTTACCAGCACCACCCGGGCCTGCTGCCAGATGTGGTGACCACGGCCAAAGGCCTGGGCAACGGCGTCCCCATCGGCGCCTGCCTGGCCCGCGGCGACGCCGCGACCCTGTTTACCGCCGGTGCCCACGGCTCCACTTTTGGCGGTAACCCGCTGGCGTGCCGCGCCGGCCTCGCGGTGCTCGAAACACTGGAAAACGAATGGCTCATCGAGCGCGCGGAAAAACTCGGTGCGCAACTGCTGGATCAACTCAACCGCGAGCTGGCAAACTGTACCCGGGTCAACGAGATTCGCGGGCTTGGCCTGCTGATCGGTATTGAGCTGGATCGCCCCTGCGCAGAACTGGTCGAGCAGGCCCGCGCCCAGGGCATGCTGATCAATGTTACCGCCGGCAACGTGGTGCGCCTGCTGCCACCACTGACCCTCACCGACGCCGAGTGCAGCCAGGTCGCAACCACCGTCGCCGCACTGGTACGCGACTTCGCCCAACAGGCCGCCTGA
- the grxD gene encoding Grx4 family monothiol glutaredoxin, with protein sequence MDTLENIKKQIADNDILLYMKGSPNAPQCGFSMRASQAIMACGQRFAYVDILANPDIRAELPKYANWPTFPQLWVKQELIGGCDIIMEMYENGELKTLIEEAAKGAEEGAGDAQ encoded by the coding sequence ATGGATACTCTGGAAAACATCAAAAAGCAGATTGCCGACAATGACATCCTGCTTTATATGAAAGGCAGCCCTAACGCCCCCCAGTGCGGTTTTTCCATGCGTGCATCCCAGGCGATCATGGCCTGTGGCCAGCGCTTTGCCTATGTGGACATTCTGGCGAACCCGGATATCCGTGCGGAGCTGCCGAAGTACGCCAACTGGCCGACCTTCCCGCAGTTGTGGGTAAAGCAGGAGCTGATCGGCGGCTGCGACATCATTATGGAAATGTATGAGAATGGCGAGCTGAAGACCCTGATTGAAGAAGCGGCCAAGGGTGCCGAAGAGGGCGCCGGCGACGCTCAGTAA
- the bfr gene encoding bacterioferritin produces the protein MKGDPKVIEHLNKALGNELIAINQYFLHSRMFKDWGLKELADKEYHESIDEMKHADWLIERILFLEGIPNLQHLGKLLIGENTEEMLKCDLKLEQKAIPDLRDGIAYCESVRDYGSRELLEKILDSEEEHVDWLETQLSLIDKVGLQNYLQTQMASASEE, from the coding sequence ATGAAAGGCGATCCCAAAGTCATCGAACATTTGAACAAGGCACTGGGAAACGAGCTGATTGCCATCAACCAGTATTTTCTGCACTCCCGCATGTTCAAGGACTGGGGGCTGAAGGAGCTGGCCGATAAGGAGTACCACGAGTCCATCGACGAAATGAAACACGCCGATTGGCTGATCGAGCGAATCCTGTTTCTCGAGGGTATTCCGAACCTGCAACACCTGGGCAAACTGCTGATCGGTGAAAACACCGAAGAAATGCTCAAGTGCGACCTGAAGCTCGAGCAAAAAGCCATCCCCGATCTGCGCGATGGCATCGCCTACTGCGAGTCCGTACGTGATTACGGTAGCCGCGAGCTGCTGGAAAAAATCCTGGACTCAGAAGAAGAGCACGTAGACTGGCTGGAAACCCAGCTGAGCCTGATCGACAAGGTCGGCCTGCAAAACTACCTGCAAACCCAGATGGCTAGCGCCTCGGAAGAGTAA
- a CDS encoding DUF2254 domain-containing protein, which yields MKHQLLHISERLRASFWVIPAIMMAAAILLAQGCLAFDQHRDLDQLPGLGWLTLRDPDSARALLAAIASSTITVAGTVFSITTVALTLASNQFGPRLVRNFIRDRGTQISLGIFLSTFVYALLAMRGIDTSVPGNRHTLTISFALLLTLACIAYLIYFIHNVAQSIQIDNITFRINSEFRAALDGIYPREHCLDPRFRRQDLRKIHLGDDVLGVRAHKEGYVQRIDRQKLIDWASEHQCCIWLDMHPGTFLYHWGSVARIYNPPRHMDTRAIEDVVLGAIALGPQPTAEQDVIFSVRQLAQIAVRALSPGINDPFTAYTCIDRLIDGMGIVLQRPELPNCFSDDEDVLRLVTIELDFADVLAAALDEIREYGRDSGVVMRHLLSALNELAEICTRDADRKAMRTLIERLEEDCSKGVQDSFDSTTVQKQLNAMRNTLNARPPQK from the coding sequence ATGAAGCATCAGCTCCTGCATATTTCAGAGCGGTTACGCGCCAGCTTCTGGGTAATTCCGGCGATCATGATGGCCGCGGCCATTCTGCTCGCTCAGGGGTGTCTTGCCTTTGACCAACATCGGGACCTGGATCAACTGCCCGGTTTGGGCTGGCTGACACTGCGCGACCCGGACAGTGCCCGCGCGCTGCTTGCCGCCATCGCCAGCTCTACCATCACCGTCGCCGGCACCGTGTTTTCCATCACCACCGTCGCCCTTACTCTCGCCTCCAATCAATTTGGCCCGAGACTGGTACGCAACTTTATCCGCGACCGCGGCACTCAAATATCGCTGGGCATCTTTCTCTCGACTTTCGTTTATGCGCTGCTGGCAATGCGTGGCATCGACACCAGTGTGCCGGGTAACCGCCACACGCTGACCATCAGCTTCGCCCTGTTACTCACGCTGGCCTGTATTGCCTACCTGATTTACTTTATCCACAACGTGGCGCAGTCGATCCAGATCGACAACATCACCTTCCGGATAAACAGCGAGTTCCGCGCGGCGCTGGATGGCATCTACCCCCGCGAGCACTGCCTGGATCCACGCTTCCGCCGCCAGGACCTGAGAAAAATCCATCTCGGTGATGATGTCCTGGGTGTGCGGGCGCACAAAGAGGGGTACGTGCAACGCATCGATCGTCAAAAATTGATCGACTGGGCCAGCGAACACCAGTGCTGTATCTGGCTGGATATGCACCCCGGAACCTTCCTGTACCACTGGGGAAGCGTCGCCCGGATTTACAACCCGCCCCGACACATGGACACCCGCGCCATTGAAGATGTTGTTCTCGGAGCCATTGCACTGGGGCCGCAGCCAACCGCCGAGCAGGATGTGATTTTTTCGGTCCGGCAACTGGCACAGATTGCCGTACGGGCACTGTCACCGGGCATCAATGATCCGTTTACCGCCTACACCTGTATCGACCGCCTGATTGACGGAATGGGCATAGTGCTGCAGCGCCCCGAACTACCCAATTGCTTTAGCGACGACGAGGATGTGCTACGTCTGGTCACCATTGAGCTGGACTTTGCCGATGTGCTGGCCGCGGCGCTGGACGAAATCCGGGAGTATGGCCGCGACAGCGGTGTGGTAATGCGTCACCTGTTAAGCGCACTGAACGAGCTGGCGGAAATCTGTACCCGAGACGCCGACCGCAAGGCCATGCGGACGCTTATCGAGCGACTGGAAGAAGACTGCAGCAAAGGCGTTCAGGACAGTTTCGACAGCACTACGGTACAAAAGCAACTCAATGCCATGCGCAATACACTCAACGCCCGCCCTCCCCAGAAATAG
- a CDS encoding bacterioferritin-associated ferredoxin — MYVCICKGITDSQIKEAVYDGSTSVKALRRHLGVSSQCGRCAELTQEIIDETMTAGMMANTNSALFYSAG; from the coding sequence ATGTACGTTTGTATCTGTAAAGGCATCACCGACAGCCAGATCAAAGAAGCCGTGTACGATGGCTCCACTTCGGTTAAAGCCCTGCGCCGCCATCTGGGCGTGTCCTCGCAGTGTGGCCGTTGTGCAGAGCTGACTCAGGAAATCATCGACGAAACCATGACTGCCGGCATGATGGCCAATACCAACAGCGCCCTCTTCTACTCTGCGGGCTGA
- a CDS encoding peroxiredoxin, with product MAVLVGKPAPDFTAAAVLGNGEIVDAFNLAETIKGKKAVIFFYPLDFTFVCPSELIAFDHRFEEFKKRGVEVIGVSIDSQFSHNAWRNTSVNEGGIGQVQYTLVADVKHEICQAYDVESEGGVAFRGSFLIDEEGTVRHQVVNDLPLGRNVDEMLRMVDALAFHQEHGEVCPAGWQEGDKGMNASPEGVAAYLSENSDKL from the coding sequence ATGGCCGTATTAGTAGGCAAGCCCGCTCCGGACTTCACCGCCGCTGCAGTACTGGGTAATGGCGAGATCGTTGACGCGTTCAACCTCGCAGAAACCATCAAAGGCAAGAAAGCGGTTATCTTCTTCTACCCGCTGGACTTCACTTTCGTATGTCCTTCCGAGCTGATCGCTTTCGATCACCGCTTTGAAGAGTTCAAAAAGCGTGGCGTTGAAGTGATTGGTGTGTCCATCGACTCCCAGTTCTCTCACAATGCTTGGCGTAACACCTCCGTCAACGAAGGCGGTATCGGCCAGGTACAGTACACCCTGGTTGCCGACGTTAAGCACGAAATCTGCCAGGCTTACGACGTTGAGTCCGAAGGCGGCGTTGCTTTCCGTGGTTCCTTCCTGATCGACGAAGAAGGCACTGTTCGCCACCAGGTAGTGAACGACCTGCCGCTGGGCCGTAACGTAGACGAAATGCTGCGCATGGTAGACGCACTGGCGTTCCACCAGGAGCACGGTGAAGTGTGTCCGGCTGGCTGGCAGGAAGGCGACAAGGGCATGAACGCTTCTCCGGAAGGTGTTGCCGCTTACCTGAGCGAGAACTCCGACAAGCTGTAA
- a CDS encoding serine hydrolase domain-containing protein: MPLLMLGLLVAAIPVVADSARVGKPARGGAKAVNKSVEASAKEFDRYFRQLLKQHGIPGAAYVIVDHDQTVAMNTYGVRVKGKREKVTTHTVFRLASVSKTFAASMAAVLEDEQKFSWGDRVVRYVPELSFKTPALSMQLQVQHLLSHSSGLTPNAYDNYLEDNRPLSKILPMFATIDPHCKPGKCYGYQNVLFSLIEDVIHKATGVPYGRQLKERFFTPLKMQDASLGWENFMAAGNRAAPHVQTGRGWRPVKVEKEYYLAAPAAGVNASISDMGQWLKAQMGYFPDVLSPAVIEDLTTERVETRRHLRHRIWRDYIDHAGYGLGWRLYSVGDDRVIFHGGWVAGFRAAIAYSEKRKVGIVILMNAESRVISDLTGNFIADITGHGKLVQAIAAAAKK; the protein is encoded by the coding sequence TTGCCTCTTTTGATGCTGGGGTTGCTGGTGGCAGCGATCCCGGTGGTCGCCGATTCCGCGCGCGTGGGAAAGCCTGCTCGGGGCGGCGCCAAGGCCGTGAACAAGAGCGTTGAGGCGAGCGCCAAAGAGTTCGACCGCTATTTTCGCCAGTTGTTGAAGCAGCACGGCATCCCCGGTGCCGCCTATGTGATCGTCGATCACGACCAGACTGTGGCCATGAATACTTATGGTGTTCGGGTCAAAGGCAAGCGTGAAAAAGTCACCACCCACACGGTGTTCCGGCTGGCTTCCGTTTCCAAGACGTTCGCCGCCAGTATGGCGGCGGTGCTTGAGGATGAGCAGAAATTCAGCTGGGGCGACCGGGTGGTGCGCTATGTACCCGAGTTGAGCTTCAAAACCCCGGCACTGTCCATGCAGCTGCAGGTACAGCACCTGCTGAGCCATTCTTCCGGGCTTACCCCCAACGCTTACGACAACTACCTGGAAGACAATCGGCCCCTGTCCAAGATTCTGCCGATGTTTGCCACCATTGACCCGCACTGCAAGCCGGGAAAATGCTACGGCTATCAGAACGTCCTGTTCAGCCTGATTGAAGACGTGATCCATAAGGCTACCGGTGTGCCCTATGGTCGTCAGCTCAAGGAGCGTTTCTTCACCCCCCTGAAAATGCAAGATGCATCCCTCGGGTGGGAGAATTTTATGGCGGCCGGCAACCGCGCGGCGCCGCATGTGCAGACCGGTCGCGGCTGGCGCCCGGTAAAAGTGGAAAAGGAATACTATCTGGCGGCCCCGGCTGCCGGTGTAAACGCCAGTATCAGCGATATGGGGCAGTGGCTGAAGGCGCAGATGGGTTACTTCCCGGATGTGCTGTCACCGGCGGTGATTGAAGACCTCACCACCGAGCGGGTGGAAACCCGGCGTCACCTGCGTCACCGGATCTGGCGCGACTACATTGATCACGCCGGTTACGGCCTCGGCTGGCGCCTGTATTCTGTCGGTGATGATCGCGTCATCTTCCACGGTGGCTGGGTGGCCGGTTTCCGTGCGGCTATTGCCTACTCCGAGAAGCGCAAGGTCGGTATCGTCATTCTGATGAATGCCGAGTCGCGCGTGATTTCGGACCTGACCGGCAATTTCATTGCCGATATCACCGGCCACGGCAAACTGGTTCAGGCCATCGCCGCAGCGGCGAAAAAGTAG